Part of the Capsicum annuum cultivar UCD-10X-F1 chromosome 12, UCD10Xv1.1, whole genome shotgun sequence genome is shown below.
gtttttatttctgaaaatttttcattcatttctaaacctgtggatgaaagcaggtttatatagacatcagatgcctcttctgaaaggtggcaatggttcacttaaaaggtgtatcctttggaagagtcctatctgttcattcgaaatattatgtctttttctgaacaaacacaactatctgaacagtcataccttttccaaaataatatgtttttagctcaaaggttgtgtccttccattttctattcacaccaattaaaaccaacaaaaataacttggaattttcaagaaaaatgtcTTAGGACTCGCTGGTTATTAATCGTTTGTATCTCCATTTTGCCTTTCTGGTCATGTGAGGAAGTAAAATTAACAACATTTTCTCTTTTAAGGGCAAAATACAACTTAGTTATGATTAAcaataataggaaaataaagataatataatttagGTAACAAACCTTTGATTCTTGCTATGGACACAAGACACCCTAAATCAAAGAGCGACAAAAACATTCAGCAAATTGTAAAAGGAAATAACAGAGAATTGATATAAATAACCGTTCACCAAAATAATAGCCAGTAAATGTATTCTTTTTGGGTATAttataacatatacatataatagatatttttgatacataataattaatatgtagtatatatcttctatagccAGCAAATATAATTACTTTTTTCGATTGACCAAATATATAACTTGCAAAAGAACAACAAATTTGGCAGTCTTTCTTTGCTAATTCTTTTACATTGACACTGCTTGTAACCCAAATCTCTTGCCAACATAAGGCCACGATAGATGGCCCAGAATTCAGCCACAttcttcataaataaataaatagataaataatatatataagttACCGATGTATATCATTCAGCTAACTAGTCCATCAATAtggtcaaaatatataaatatgtagaaTTATgtaatagattatatatttattataaactATTCACAAGCTATACgtcttttacatattttataaataaatgacCGTACGGTTTAGATTCGTAATCATCCCAAAACAAATCTCCATGTAATACTAAATAGTCTACCTAAAGAATTGTGGATTGcaaattactttatccttattaaTCAGTTTGCTGTGTTAAATCAATAGTCATTTTTactaagaaataaaattattattactaGTATTTTTGTGGAGGGAGAAAGGTGAAGAGGAAAATTCCACTTGGGTGGTTTGCTTAGCTAATGCCAGAAAAATTGAAAGAGTTAAATCCACATGGATGACAATATGGTTTATGTCCACATATTCACATGCCTACCATGTTCAATTAAACCTTTGTAACTTTTTTATATGGGTCCACCCAATAGACAACTCACTCTGGTCCATGTCACAAACTCTTTATATTATTGTTAATTACTTCTACCTTCGGAGAATTCAACATGCAGTTGTTGATTTTGTTGAAGAGTTTGAGCAATATAATTTTCACTCACACTGACTATTTCCTAATCTCACCACTGTATTAACTTTGTTGAAGAGTTTGAGCAACATAGATTTTCATTCACACAGACTATTTCCTAATCTCACCAAGTTTTTATTTCGATCCAATCCATTTTACTCTATATTTATGTTTTGCATACTCCTTAAAAAAATCTGTATTAGTTATTCTCTGTCTTCCTTAAATTAATTTTACTTGGcctatattataaattatttaaacttGCTGTATTCATATATTGTAAGCTCAAACTGTGGAAAAGATTTAGCTATAAGtccactttgaaaacttattttggaaAGTAGAAACTTCTTTTGCCTTGACCTAATTTTTTAGGATTTTGTGGGCCATGGATTTAAGTGGAAAATAAAAAAACCTTTTGGCACCCCTTAcgttttttttaaatcttttggaaccccttatgtatttattaaatatatttttgacccTACTCTttcattaaatacaaaaaaaaataaaaaaattctctctcATCCTCTCTCTTTACAACAAGACGTTTCATCTCCCCTTTCCACCATTTTTAATTTCGAGCTCGTATGAATCAGCTCCAACTTCAATCTTCAACTTCAGGTAGGTTATATTCTTGTTCCGGTTAATTTGTGCTCCATATTgatggaattttttttattttttttcgaacTCATTTGTGGGGGGTGAAGTCGTTGgagttcaaaaaaattaaatttttttttaaaacggagCTTGATTTCACTGAAAGTGGTTGTTTTTAATTGGTATTTACTTGATTTTTGACAGATAATTGATTTATATCGATTATCCTTGGCGATTGCATGTTGAAATTTCTTCACTAATTTCCTCGGAATATGGCAAGATATGtgatttttcttaaaacttttctCCAATGTAAGGGTGTTGTAGAAGCATGTTCATGTTGGGGATTTCTTCACTGCGTATTTGATATTTGGAcccaaaaaaatgaatttttttattaaaaaatagggcttgattttacttataatttatttttttaagttggtATTCAGTTTGTTTGTGCattatttttgttggattttaattttcCTCGATGATTGCATTGAGACTTTTTTGCCACTTTTTCTCGATTTGCATGCTAAATATCTGGGTTCCTTCCTGTTTTTGTTCAATATAATGGTGATTTAGATGCATGTTTTTGTGGGAGATGGAGTTATTTTGGAAAAAACTTGTTCTGCAAATTGGCTTTTTTGGTGCTGCAACTGTTGCCATGTTAATAGACTGCTAGGTCAATTAGGTATTGCATATGCTGTAAAttgaaacttttttaaaaaaaaataaggcttaatttacttatgattttgtatttttaagttggtattcgatttgtttgtgcattgttttttttggattttaatttttctcgACAATTGCATTGAGTTTGCCAATTTTTCTTGATTTGCGTGCTAAAAATCTGGGTTTCTTCCTATTTTTGTTCAATATAATGGTGATTTAGATGCATGTCCTTGTGGgtgatggagttgttttgaaagaAACGTATTATGCAAATTAGCTTTTTTGGTGTTACAACTGCTGCCATGTTAATAGACTGCTAGGTCAATTAGATATTGTATTTGCAGTTATAGCtgagaaatattaatttttatctgTAGATCATAACAAATGGCTAGAGTTAAAAAAATGCAAGGCTGTAGAAGTTGATAGgcctgagaaaagaaaaaaatgattagtCGATGAATTGGAGAATAGAAATTGCAGCGAGGAAGTTGTTGAAGCTTCGGTTCGAGATGAGCCGGAGGAAGTAGAAATTAAAGATAGGATAGATGAGGAAGCACTGATCTTACCCCACTGTGCAAGGTTTATTTTGGCTGAGAGGTACGACCTCGCCACAATCCTGGATGATGTCGGATCATTTTCGGCTAAGATATCCGTTAGGTcccatttaaaaatatttaatgaattcaaaaaGTCGTAGTTGATCAACGTCTGAAGTCTAAGTTTAAGAATTACTATTTTGGTGGTTTATGGGACCTGCCAAAACATATGAAGTTCAACGGAAAGCTTGTCCACTATACATTTCTGCGCCGAGTTGAACCGAACAACAAGCTGCATAAAATATGGTTCAGCATCAATAACAGGCCTGCACGTTTTGGCCCGAAGGAGTTTGCACTAAGCACGAATTTAAACTGTGGGCGTTATCAGCGTGATTCAAAATATGTCAAAGCAATGGAGAAGGGTGAAACTTTTTTCAGAAAGATTGCAAAAAAGCGGAGTGTAAATGCAAAGAGATTGTTGAAGCTTATTAGAAGAGATTTGTCAAAAATCATGGACATAGACACCATCAAGATGGTGGATAACTTGAGATTCTTTGAGAGATACCCTTGGGGTAAGGAGTCATTTGTCTTGACTCTAGATTATCTAAAGAAGCAGATAGACTCCAGTAGGCAGAAGAAGACATTTGAGACAAAGGGAGTTTTATCTTACGCGCTCTACGGATTTTCTTGGGCATTTATGGTATTTGATTATAAACCATTGAAGTAGTTTGTTATATACTGTAATTCATCTATGGTGTCTATAATATACTTACTCTcagttttatgtttttgtttttccttttgatcATAGATATGGATATACGAAGCCTTTTTCGCGCTCAGTAGGGGAAATGGTAAATCAACTGAAGACCCACTACACATTCCCCAATTGCTTAGATGGCATACCTCAAAAGGTGATAAGCTAATCGAAGGCGGTCCATATTTGAATGGATGGAGCACAAAGGTATGAAACTATTTTTTCGAAGAATACTTTTACCAATATAGCGTTGCTAATCAATCACATTTGCCTATTTATTTGTAGAGAGTGCACCTGTACCTTATCCTCACATTCGGTAAAATGAAGCAGCACTACATGAAAAAGTTCAAAGCATTTACGGATAAATTAAAGGACGCATTAATTGATAACTTGAAGGCTCATCTGGAGGGTGTGACTGCCATCACCTAATCGGAGGATGGTAAGGATGGGTATAATGACCGAGATTTGGGTGGAAATATTATTTCAAGGCATGTCACTTAGGGTGCGGGGACAAGTAAGCCGATAGCATCGGGAAATACATCGATGATTGTAAAATCTGGAAGAGCGCGTGTTTGGGCTGGAGGAGTCGATCAAGGACATCGTTGATTTTGTGAAAGAGAAGAGGCTGAGGAGAGCAAAAAAGGAGAAgcaaaagaagagagatgaagatGAAGGTAATATCTACTCTATCTATTATAGAagttacatattttatataatcccttttacttataataatagaatCTATACCATTCTTCATCAACcgatatcttagtttattataAATGGTAAATACTTGAAAATGCAGGTATGCAGGTTCAAAGTTGGTATTCAGTGGCGAGGGCTGTCCGCGATGACAGCGGCACTAAAGAAGCGCTCCTTGAGGTAAAAGCTTTGGAACAGGCCTCCATCAATGCTGATGAGGTGATGATCCCTGAGGTTGCAGCTGTTGTAGAGAAGAAAAATCTCGATGAAGGcgaggaagagaaagaagaaaaaaaataaaaaacctgtttgtgaagaagaaaacaaagttGATGGATCAACTAATGTGGAGATGGAGGATCATGACGAAGGCAGGCaggatgaagatgataaaaatgaaaagagtggttgtgaagaagaaaataatgaagaagatagagagaagacaaaagagaaaaatgcacaagaagtagagaaagaagagggagaagaacataaagaagaaggaaaaaatgatgcaCCAGAAAAAGAAGGCATCGTGGAGAAACAAAACGAGAATGGATTTCCGAACTTGAATGAATTTATTAATGAAGTTACTCAGGACATCGACAAAATAAAAGTGGAAGATGAAAATGTTGAATGTTTAGataatgtttaatttttatttgtggctgatgattatttttattagacTAGACAATCTTAACTTTTAACTTTCAGCTCGTGATGTGTAGAgctgaacaattttattttctaaactgcctttatagtttatgataaacatttttcattttatataatcaaCGTATCATTGCTTTTACATGAATTTCATCATTGTTTATAGACTCTGACTACAGTAGAGTGTTGTGTAGTTGGtgaatgaaaaaggtaaatcatatataatataagtaaCAAGTAGTCGATTAATAAAAGACTCAGAATACATTCAATCCCACTACACCCCCATTACACCTTTCCAAAAAGCTAAAACTAATAGTACATCATACACCATAATTTTTatgccctttttttttcttcagtcaTAGCCAACTTATGCTTAAGTTGATCCCTCTCAATTTCGACGTCTTTCAACAATCCCTTTAAGTGATCAATCTTGTATTCCGATTCTCTATATAATGTCATTAGAAGATCCCTATTTTCTTCGAAATCTCTAAgccttttcaatatttcaaactttgCAATGCCTTAAAATTTTGACACCTCAGAATCGAAGGAAATTCACTCGAAATAAGAGCATCCATCATTATCCTAAAATAACAAGGATAAATTAGTAAATTGAATTATGAGataaacacaaataaatttttatttaaataaaaaaaacttttcaaCCACACAACTGTAGAATTTTTGACCCAGATTTCTATCGGTTCGTGATATTTTCAATACCGCAGAATTACCACAAcgataaatataaaattttttggaCGTTGGAGAAGACTGTgacattgttattgttgatgcAAAACTTGAAAGTCATGAATAAATGAACATGGAGGAGCCTAAAAGGGTCCCTTTAATTAATATAGTAAGGCTACCAAAATCTAATCGTTGAAAAATTCTACCCGTTAGAATTGTACTGTtggagaaaatttaaatggattatcATTTACTTCAAAGGGTCTCTAAAGAATGTTTATGTCTTCTATAATCGACTGTGTCACATAcgagttatatatttatatcagTGTTGATTATTCTGTATATTGACATATTATCAATTTAGACTAAGGTCAATTATAGACCATTGAGACAGTCTATGATCAACTTACTGAATATATGAACATCTTAAAATAATGGGtaaaaaggagaaattaaataaaataaaataaaagtatgtcaATTAGCACCATTAAAACATTGTAAAGCAATTTTGATGCATCAATTGTGACTTTCAATCACTTTTGAACGTGCTCAAGTGTTATCTAAGACGCGGTGTAGTCGTAGATTACTAAGATGACAcaaaaggagaagaaataaaataaaataaaataaatattaatcatccaagCACTAAAGAACGACTACTTATCATGACAAGAGATTAGACTTATGTGATGACCATAAGGAAGGGTGATGGTTATCACTTGTAAGTGTTCAATGGACAAGTAGTGTATGAGAACAAGAAGTCCTTCTCAACAAAGATGCTTGTTCTatgtaattggttgttactaccattgccCTCCCATATACTCATTTGATCGAGTGTTCAATTATTTTGTAATcccatattatgatatttagtcactttacattacgtgaatgatatttattttattttattttatttcttccttttttaatcTCACCTCCTTTGAAAATAGACTCAATTGGTCGATACATGACTAATAAATAGTCTGGTATAGATAAAActaattatctataatatactcAACATACCAACTGAGTTTATTTTCAAAGGAAATGAgattaaaaagagaagaaataaaataaataaacatcattcacgcaatgtaaagtgactaaatatcataatatgagaTTACAAAATAATTGGACACTCGATCAAATGGGTATAAGGGAGGGCAATGGAAGTAACAACCAATTACATAAAACAAACATCTCTATTGAGAAGGACTTCTTATTCTCATATACTACTTGTCCATTGAACACTCAAAAGTGACAACCACCACCCTTCCTTATGGTCATCACATAAGTCTAATCTCTTGCCATGATAAGTAGTCGTTCTTTAGTGcttggatgattaatatttattttatcttattttatttcttctcctttttgtgTCATCTTAGTAATCTACGACTACACCGTGTcttagataacacttgatcacgtCCAAAAGTGATTGAAAGTCACAATTGATGTATCAAAATTGCTTTACAATGTTTTAATGGTGCTAATTGACatattctaattttattttatttaatatctcCTTTTTTCTCCACTATTTAAGTTGTCCATATATTCAGTAAGTTGATCATAGACTGTCTCAATGGTCTATAATTGACCTTAGTCTAAATCGATAATATGTCAATATATAAGATAATCAACACCGATATCAGTATATAAGTCGTACGTGACACAGTCAATTATAGAATTTGTATTTAGCATAGTCGATTATTTATTCGTACTGTACTCCGAGTTTAAATAATGTTTGCAAATCTTAAAATGGAAACTACTGAAGAAACACCAAAATCATtatagataaatagaatatcatgaAGACAGAAACTTAAAACTTGTTTATAGATATATAAATGTTCATTgcatctatatttataatttttggggaaaaaatctcaaataaaaagtcaaaaatgaaGCTTTCACTTACATAATCCTACCATGAAAGCTTCATTAAGCAACGaactacaaaacaaacaaaataaaactacacTAGGGGATGAAGAGGGGTGATGAGTACACGGGGGTCTAGGTTGAGCCTCTCATCTATGGCTCAAAGAAAATGAGCCATCCGCCAAAGCTCTCTGTCCAGCCGCCGTTGATCGACGGCAACACCCTGGAAAAGGAAATCCAGGTCGCTGCGAATCCTAAGCAACTCTatgttgttgatggttgttattcTAGGCATTGGCCTTAGTATGTATCTCCTCCTAGCCATCTTCTTCTCCCTTagtctttttcttcaaaaattgagTTTAAAATTGATAAAGGCCTCTTTAAATAGATCAAAGCATGATAAAATCAACCAATAAAAGTTATACACGTGTTGATTAAAGGGGAGAAGGCGTGTGAGAATAAGAAATGAAAAGTCGCAGCAGTTGTGGCAGTCGAGTCATTTCAAACTGTTGCGTTTCCCGAAGtgcaaaaattatattaaaagattCATTGTATGAGGAAAAGGGTTTCTTTAATAGACTACACGACCGGTCGATGATATACTATGTAGTTTAGACTATACCCCATAGACCAAGCAtcgatatattatatattttgagtctAGTCGATATGTAATATGTATAGTCAATTTCATAACTTGGGATGACTATTTTCAAAATGACACTTTTTCTAATGCgtcataattattttgaattcaaCATTGTATGAAGAAAAGGATTTGTTCAACAGAAAATCAGGTAGGTTTATTATACACTACGTATTGAGTATTTATTCTGTAGAACAAACactgatatattatatattatgaggCTGGTCAATTATTTCAGTTTATAATCTAATTAGTATGTAGTATATAATATATGGACTGAAATCGATAATGCACAACCAAAAAAGTCGATTTAAACTGTAGTTCAGTGGTTTTCAAAACAGAATATACATTACATACTATCCAGTTCATTTGAACAAACAAAAACATTAAATACAATGATGATCATATTATCCTACGTTCACtcccttatttctttttctattgcaATTTCTGGATTTAAGGTTGCATGTTGTTCTCTTATGTCCTGACCTTTCGCActtggagcacttgtttcttttcTTATACCTTGAAGGCTCCAACACACCCTTAACGCGTTTTACCTTCCTTCTTCTGAGTTTGGGATCAAAATCGGGTGAAAGAACTTGCATTTCTAGATACTCTCACGCCACACTCCACTCCAACTCCAGTGGTGCTGCACAAATAGGTTCCAAGTATGCAAGGAGGTAtgattcttttgaatatattttcgAAGAGTAGTTGTAAATGCTAGTGCCGTATTCCTCCCCGTGCTTCAAATACAACGCTACCATTGCATGAGCTCATGACAATTTCAACAAGTCGTACTTTTTGTAAAAACATGACTGTCTCAAAAGATTAACTGTTGCGGAATGACCGTAACCAAGCACGGTGAATTTGTCTGTGCTTCCATTTATGTTGTTCACATATAATTTATCTCTCTCAGTCATGTTTTCCCTCAAGATCGTCTTAGCTATGGGAATGAAGGTTGTCTTTGAATTGTCCTCCTCCACATACCTCTTCCTGaatatttctccaaacctatgtgcaATTGAATTGAAAATGGCCGCCACTGGATACTCTATTTCATCGCGCAACATTGAGTTGAGCGACTCGGCGATGTTTGAGATCATGACGTTGAATCGATTACCTGGAAAGTGAGCCCGGCTCCACTTTTCAAATCCAACTTTATGCTCGAGGCAAGCTACTGTGCTGGGGCATTTTTCTTTAAGGTCGTTGAAGTAGTCATTAAATTCTTCCAACGTGTAAGCCTTGGTTGCATGGTCGTATAAATAGAGAGAATAGAAACAATGGTGATTTGTTCAGAGATTTTCACCGAGATGCCTCATACAAACACCGTAATGCGCAAGCGGGTAATACTTTGTGAGGCCGTTGGCTATGCTTACATATCTGTCGGAGATAACGCACAGCTCTGGTTCGTCGATGACAAAGGCCTTAAGCTTCTCGAAGAAAAAGCCCCACGATGCATCGTTCTGCTTATCCACCACGCAATACGCTAAGGGATAGATATAATTCTGCATATCTTGAGCGACAGCGAACAGCAGTACGCCCTCGTACTTGCCAAAAAAATGCATGCCATCAACGGCAACGACCTTTCTCATGTGTAAATATCCATGGATGGAAGCCCCAAATGccataaagtagtaaataaacctGCCAGACTTCTCATCGACCATAAGGGAATTAATAGACCTGGGGTTGAGGCcgttgaaaatatatgaaaatacgaGAAGAACTGCATATCTGTGCTCGAGTGTACCTCGAACTATGTTTTTCGCAATGACGCCTGCCATCCAACGCTTCCAATAGCCCGACCTGCAATGTAGCTTCCTAAATACGATCCTCTTAATCTCTTTCGAGCTTGGACCTTTGTTGTCgacaaaaaagttcaaaataagtgAGGCAATGACCTCAACGGTGATATTTTTGTGCTTTCCCATGACATGATCAACGCTACAAGTATGCTCTCCCACATACTTGTGGACATGAAACCAACCCGATTCTCTGATAGCACATGCGCGCACCATCCACCGACAAGTAAGATCTACACACCTCACCCTCAAGTATTTCTTACAACTCTTCACTGTTGTGTAATTGAACGATATTTTCACCGACGCCTGCTTCAATAAAAGATTCAAcattttttttatccttaaatGTTTGTCCTACAAAAAAATTGGTGTCGTTCGAGAAAGAGTGGCTTCTTTGTGGTTTGAGTTATCCGTCTTCACCTCCTCCacactcttcttcttcataatcttcacTATTATCACATTCATCACTACCCATGCTATCATATTCCGTTGATGTATCATCCACAGTCGAGAGTGGGGTGTGGTGAGGGTGGGGCTGATCTGGAAACTTCTTCCCGGGacctttcaacaactttaacctGCAATATAGGTCTGGAGTTATCAGAATCAACACAAAGCAAATATATTCTACATGCCTAGCATTCCTTATGAATGTTGGATGGATTTTCCCCCTCTCAttcatcaagtaactaattaCCACTTTGCTTTGATCACAACTTAATTCACCGCTCTCCATTACGCTTTTAACCATATCAGCGTATGAACCGTTATGACGAAGGGCAATGGACACTCTCTCTTTAGACGCGGTTtttcaaacccaacatttaggaGTCTCTTCCCATTCACCAGAAAATATACCACCAACAATCGTGTAATCTATAATAGACATAATATACCTCGataatagtatttaatagacTTGAATAGTGGTTTATGCGCCTAGACTTAATAGATTGAGGTCGTCTTCTTCCTAGCTGATGGCCGTATAGTGCACGATCGATCCTTTTCCGACGACCACCGAAATAATCCGACGAATTTCAGCTAACAAACAACCTAAGGAGTGTTGGAATGTTGTTATTGAGCCAAGAATCGATTTCAAAATGTGGGACTGATTTTTGagctttttgtatgaaaatgaaagaaaaattggaGCTAAAAATAAGCGAAAATGGCTTATAACAATGGAGATAATGTCACTTTCCGATGGATGCCAAAAAAATCGACGAAAAATGGCCGAAAAATGATCGGAAAATCGAGAAAATGGTGCCAAAATTGGATGGTTGCTAGTGGATTGGTTGAGAAgctttggaattatttttttttaattatttatccaatatttatatttttgaagatgGACGAAAGTATAGTTTTAACAAAATTGGGGCTGAAATGAGGAAAGGGGTTAAAGTATAGATTTTGCGAGGTGAGTGCTAGGGtgtgcattttatttttgtgatcTCATAAAAGTGTCTATTTTCCCAATTAAAAAAACTTGGTGTCTAAATGTCAAAATAGGTTTGGAGAGTGGCCTTTTAGCCAACTCCCCCTTTGTATATGTCCCTTCAGAAAGGTTTCCATTTTACTAGAAATGCAAAGAGCATCTCAAGAATTTTTGCACTACGAAAGACAAAATCATGCAATGTTTTGAAAAAAGGTAATTCTTTGTGATGTCAATAGGAGGGGATAACAGCTCTTGCGTTGCCACATTCTCCCGTCCATTTTTGTGTACATTTGCACTGAAAATAGGTCGCCTTCGGTGGCGGAATCAGATTACATCATGGAggttcaaaaaacaaaaagataaacacaccaaaatatgaagaaaatttaatatttattatatataaataaaatataattttaacaatgaagaaaatttaatatttattatatataaataaaatataattttaacattaaatatacAGTATAATTATCtgttcaaaaaatttggatgaacTCCCTCGCACTCAGGTGGCTCCGCCCCCGAGTATAATTGTTATTACAA
Proteins encoded:
- the LOC124889698 gene encoding uncharacterized protein LOC124889698, producing the protein MLNLLLKQASVKISFNYTTVKSCKKYLRVRCVDLTCRWMVRACAIRESGWFHVHKYVGEHTCSVDHVMGKHKNITVEVIASLILNFFVDNKGPSSKEIKRIVFRKLHCRSGYWKRWMAGVIAKNIVRGTLEHRYAVLLVFSYIFNGLNPRSINSLMVDEKSGRFIYYFMAFGASIHGYLHMRKVVAVDGMHFFGKYEGVLLFAVAQDMQNYIYPLAYCVVDKQNDASWGFFFEKLKAFVIDEPELCVISDRYVSIANGLTKYYPLAHYGVCMRHLGENL